CAGAAACAAACAGCATTTCGAGCATTTGATCCGCAACTCCCATAAATCCTACCGGCTCTCCCGTTTCATCTTCCGCAACGACTAAATGGGGAATCTCTTTCAAAGCCTGAGGAACATACTGTTTGATTGCTTCGATCTCACCACCTGATAAAAACGAATGAGTTGCTTTCACAGAAGTCTCCCATATATCTAACAGCTTTTCTATCCATGCGGAATTGCGCTCTGTTATTTCAATGATTTTCACGTCGTCTTACCCTCCAAATTTCATTTTGTCTTTTTGCCTATGTTATCATATTCTGCCGCTTCCATCAACACAGAGTGAAATTGGCAAAATATTCCTCGTCTCTTGAAATGTAAAAAGGGAGCATGCAGGACCATCCTTGTTTTTCGGCAGGAGGTATGATATGATATAAAAACATCTGTTTGTGAGAGGAGGGGAATGTTTCTTGGCGGAACTCTCTGCAAATGTACGCATGATCAAAGGCATCGGGGAACAGCGGGCCAAAGCCCTTGGGAAACTTGGCATTGTAACCCTGCGAGACTTGATTGGCTGGTTCCCCCGCCGCTACGAGGACCGGCGCTCTGTGAAGCGGATCATGGACCTCATCCCTGGTGAGAGCGCCTGTGTTGCGGCCATGATTGCCTCTCCTCCTCAGTTATCCCATGTCCGCAGGGGGATGGACCTGGTCAAGGTCCGGGCTGTGGATGAGAGCGGCGTGCTGGACGTCACGTTCTTCAATCAGACTTGGCTGAAAAACCAGCTTCAACAGGGGGAGACCTATCTCTTTTATGGCAAGGCCGAGGGCAGCCTCCTCCGCAAAACCATGGCCAGTCCTGTTGTGGAACCGGAGGGTCGGTGTGAGACCACCGGTCGTATTGTCCCTATTTATCCTCTAGCCGCCGGCGTCAGCCAGTTGATTCTCTCCCGCTCCATCCGTCAGGGCCTGGATGCCTGTGTGGATATTTTGCCGGATACCTTGCCGGATCAGATCCGTCAGGAACACCACCTGTGCCGCATCGGATATGCCTATGAAAACATCCATTTTCCAGAGGATGAAAAGGCACTGGAACTCAGCCGACGGCGGCTGGCCTTTGAAGAGCTGTTCTTTTTCACCATTGGTCTTGCCCATCTGCGGCGGCGCAGAGCGGTCATCCACGTCCCACCCTGCATAGCTGTGGACATGGCGCCATTTTATGCCGCCCTTCCCTTTTCCCTCACCGCCGCTCAGCGGCGCTGCGTGGAGGAGGCTCTGGCGGATATGTGCTCCGGCATCCCTATGAACCGTCTCGTCCAGGGTGACGTAGGTTCCGGCAAAACCATGGTAGCTGCCGCCTGTGTGTACTTTGTGGTAAAGAACGGCTCTCAGGCGGCGCTCATGGCGCCTACGGAAATTCTGGCCCAGCAGCACTACGCGGGTCTTGCTCCACTGCTGGGAAAACTGGGTGTGCGCTGCGCCCTGCTCACCGGCTCTACCCCTGCCAAGGAAAAGCACACCGTCACCACACAGCTTTCGGGGGGAGAGGTGGACTTCGCCATCGGCACCCACGCTCTCATCGCTGGGGAAGTGGAGTATGCAAACCTAGGTCTGGTGATCACAGATGAGCAACACCGCTTCGGAGTGATGCAGCGTGCAGCGCTATCCGGCAAGGGCGCTCATCCTCACACCCTGGTCATGTCGGCCACGCCGATTCCCCGGACCCTGGCTCTGATCCTATATGGGGACCTGGAGGTATCCGTTATCGACCAGCTTCCCCCCGGCCGCCGGAGCATCGCCACCTATGCCGTTCCCGGCAGCTACCGCCCCCGGGTGTACGCCTTCCTTCGCAAACTGGTGGCGGAGGGCCGACAGGTTTATATTGTCTGCCCCATGGTGGAGGAAAACGACGAACTGCCCGATGAGCGGAAGGCTGTGACGGCCTATGCCAGAATGCTCCGGGAGGAGGTCTTTCCAGATCTGCGGGTGGTGTCTGTCCACGGAAAGATGAAGCCCCGGGAAAAGG
This genomic window from Pusillibacter faecalis contains:
- a CDS encoding GNAT family N-acetyltransferase; translation: MKIIEITERNSAWIEKLLDIWETSVKATHSFLSGGEIEAIKQYVPQALKEIPHLVVAEDETGEPVGFMGVADQMLEMLFVSAKERGKGIGKQLLEHGMDKYSVKKLAVNEQNPLAKGFYEHMGFAVYQRTDFDEQGNAYPLLYMKRN
- the recG gene encoding ATP-dependent DNA helicase RecG gives rise to the protein MAELSANVRMIKGIGEQRAKALGKLGIVTLRDLIGWFPRRYEDRRSVKRIMDLIPGESACVAAMIASPPQLSHVRRGMDLVKVRAVDESGVLDVTFFNQTWLKNQLQQGETYLFYGKAEGSLLRKTMASPVVEPEGRCETTGRIVPIYPLAAGVSQLILSRSIRQGLDACVDILPDTLPDQIRQEHHLCRIGYAYENIHFPEDEKALELSRRRLAFEELFFFTIGLAHLRRRRAVIHVPPCIAVDMAPFYAALPFSLTAAQRRCVEEALADMCSGIPMNRLVQGDVGSGKTMVAAACVYFVVKNGSQAALMAPTEILAQQHYAGLAPLLGKLGVRCALLTGSTPAKEKHTVTTQLSGGEVDFAIGTHALIAGEVEYANLGLVITDEQHRFGVMQRAALSGKGAHPHTLVMSATPIPRTLALILYGDLEVSVIDQLPPGRRSIATYAVPGSYRPRVYAFLRKLVAEGRQVYIVCPMVEENDELPDERKAVTAYARMLREEVFPDLRVVSVHGKMKPREKEAVMTAFAAHDADILVATTVIEVGVDVPNAAVIVVENAERFGLSQLHQLRGRVGRGTHQSYCILISDTQNDETRQRLKVMTQTTDGFRIAEEDLRLRGPGDFFGARQHGLPGLKIADIGCDTQLLKEAQQAAEALLAQDPELRSCPAAAQRVGELFTQAADTLN